The nucleotide sequence AAGACAATAATAAACTACATGAGGGTTGTATATTTGTTGAAGATGGAGAAATCGTTGGATATTTTTATACTGACAATGAATCAACTGAAATTTGTGGAAATGCTGAAAAAGTTCTTGAATTGCTGAATCATGAAAATAAGATTATAGAACTTTATAGATATGACAAAGATAAGTTAAATTTAATGAAATGGCTATATCCGGAAATATTTGTAATAAAGAAAACTGAAAAAAGAGAAAGTAAGGAAGAAAAGAAAACAGAAGAAAGTGGTGAGGAAAAATACCTAAACATAAAGTTGAATATCCCATTAGATGTTCCTATTGCAGTGAATGTGAAAGATTTTGAGGCATATCTGAATGATAATAAATATATTGTTATAAATGTATATAGAAAAATATCTGGAATGTTTGAAAACGGTTATATCATATATAAAGGAAAAACTCCTATAGCAGCGGCTTATGAATGCAATTATGGAGTTTTACTTGGGGAAGATGCATATAAAAAGATAGAGCAGATGTTAAATGATGAAAATACAGTTATTGATGTGTATGAATATGATGAAAAGAAGTTAAATGTTTTATTGGATGTATATCCGGAGATGAAGATTGAAGATGAAAAGAAAGAAATTAAAAAAGAAATAGATAGAGTAGATAGAACAGATAGTGTTTCTATATCTGAAACTAATGATGTTTTAGGCAAAGTTGGAGAGGAAGAAGTTGAGTTATCAAGAGAAGAGCTACTAAAAAAATTAGGGTTAACAGAACCAGATGAGGAATGGGTAGAAACGATATTAGAAGATTTTATTAGACCTAGTGATGAGGAACTACAAGAATTGAAGAAAAAAATAGAAAGAGAAATAATTGAAAATGTTAAAAATATTGATGGTGTTGATGATGTTAAGCCAGATATAAATGTTAAATGGGAAAATGGAAGATACTTTATATTTGGAGATGTTAATGTAAAAAGAAAGAGAATTTTGGGGATTATTAAAAAAGATGTAGAACCCTCAATCGTTAAATTTGAAATTGATAAGGTAATTAAGAAAAATATTTCAAAGTATACGTCAAGAATATCAATTAATATTGAGTAATAAATTTTGATAACAACATAGGAAGAGGTTTAACTATGGATGAGGGAATATTATTTTTAATTTTATTTATATTGGGGGTGGCTATTGGAGTTGGGATTTATTACTATAGGGAGAAAGAAAAAAAGAAAACGTATAAGCTTATTGAAATGGAAATTATTGAAAACCTTAAAGAATTAAAACCTTACGTGGCCCCAGATGAAAGTAAGGAATATACAAAGGAGTTTGATTTGGTGGAAGTAGCCCTCTCTTACGATATAGAAGATATTATTGTTGTTAATGATGAAGGTTTGGTTATTGCATCTACGTTAAAGGATGCGGATAATGTTGGAGCTATCGGACTTGGAATATTTGAATATATTAAAAAATTCCATGACAATGTTAAAAAGATTATAATACAGAGAGATGAGGAATACATCCATATATATCCGTTAAAACTTCATGGTGAAAATTTATACGTTATTATAGAATCAAAAATTATGCTTGAAGTTGTAGAAGAGAGAGAAATTCTTAGAAGAATATATGATGTTCTTAAAAAGTATTTTGCAAATGTTGAAACTATAGAAAAAGAAATCCCTGAAGAGGGGCAATCAATATTAAATGTTTAAACTTTTAAATTGGTAGTATTGTTCCCTTAACTGGAACAAAAGTTGGGATTTTCAAAGTTTTCCAGATAGTCATTGCAAATGATAGTGATTGATACCTCTCCCCATGCATGACTATTGCCTTTTCTGGCTTAGGAATCTTTTTTATATATCTTACTAAGGAGTTGTAATCTCCATGAGCTGAAAACTCTATTTTAACAACTTTCCCTCTTACAGGGATTTTATTTTTAAATGGCTGGATTTCTTTAGCTCCTTCTTCTAATTCCCTTCCTAATGTTCCCTCTGCCTGATAACCAGTTAATATTAGCTTATTTTTTGGATCTTTTAATAATTTTAGATATTTTAATACAGGCCCTCCTTGAACCATTCCTGAAGTTGAGACAATAATACATGGTTCTTTATTAAACACTAAATTCTCATCTGCTTTTTTTACTTCACCAAATGGATTAATCCTATTCTCAACCATATTTTTTATTTTTGGATTTAGCCAATTTATATAACTCATATAAACAGCAGTAGCATGAATTAAAGAACCATCAGTATATATTGGCACTTCCTTTAAATTCCCACTTCTCATATAGTTGTTTATAATCAGCAGTATTTCTTGAGCCCTACCAATAGCAAAAACTGGAATTATTACTTTTCCTCCATTTTCTATTGTCTCTGCTATCTCATCAATTAACTGCTTTTCTAATGTTTTCCTTGCTGGCTTTATATCTAACGGAGAGCCGTAGGTAGATTCTATAATTAGGACATCAATCTCATCGATATCTGTATCTGCTGGAAGTAGAGTTCTTGAAACTCCTTCATTTATATCTCCAGTGTAGAAAATTTTTTTTCCATCTGCCTCTAAGTATATGGAAGCACTTCCCAATATGTGCCCTGCATTGTAGAATTTGAATTTTATATCATCAGTAATCTGCTTCTCTTCGTAATAATTTAAACATTCAATACTTTCCATTGCCTGCTGAATATCTTTTTCTTCATAAGCTTTTGTTAAATTTAAAGTATCTCTCCAAGTTATAAACATTAAATCAGCTGTTGGATGTGTGCAATAAATCTTTTTAAATTTATAGAATGGGATAGCTCCACAGTGGTCAAGATGGGCATGAGAGATAATAACTGCATCTATTGCCTTATCATCTACTTTAGGAATCTCACCAGAATCTGGAGTCATACCACAATCTAACAACACCCTTCCTTTCTGCGTTTCTACTTCAACACAACTCATCCCAATTTGCTGACAACCACCATGAAATTTTAATAAAACCATAGCCACCATCCCAAAAATTATATATATTTTTTTTAATAAATCCTATTTACCCTAAGGCAAAAGAATAAGAAACCAATTTACTAAAAATTAAATTAACTAATAAAACTAAAAAATGTCATTGGCTAATAAGTGGAGGAGAATTTGTTACTCAACTAAATAGGGCAAAGCTTCTGTGGACTTATAAAGCATCTATTTTATTATTTTTAAATCTTACTATAAAAGGCATTGGTGAAGATAATGGAACATAGGCATGTCATTTCCGCATTAGTTTTAAACAAACCTGGTGTCTTACAGAGGATTTCAGGATTATTTACAAGGAGAGGGTTTAATATTTCAAGTATTACAGTTGGAATAACAGAGAATCCACAAATTTCAAGGGTTACAATAGTTGTTAATGGTGATGATAAGATATTAGAGCAGGTTATCAAACAACTCAACAAATTAATTGATGTTATAAAGGTTAGTGAGTTAGAGGAAAAGAAATCTGTTCAGAGAGAACTCTGCCTAATAAAAATATATGCACCAACAGAGAGTGCTAAATCTCAAGTTATTCAATACACAAGCATATTTAGAGGAAATGTTGTTGATTTAAGCCCTGAATCTTTAATTGTTGAAATAACAGGTAGTGAAGATAAGATAAATGCATTTATTGAGTTAGTTAAACCATTAGGAATTAAGGAAATGGCAAGAACTGGAATAACTGCATTAGCAAGAGGACCTAAGGTCTTAAAGCCAAAGAGCTAATGTTATTTTTAATATTTTGAATTTAATACCTATTACAAAATTTAGAACTTTACTAAAAATAGATATTTTATTGGGTGAAAACATGGATGATGTTAAAATGAAATGTGGGTTGGAGATACACGTTCAAATTGATACAAAATCAAAATTGTTCTGTAATTGTTCAACAAACTATTTAGATGCTGAACCAAACACAAATGTTTGTCCGGTTTGCTTAGGTTTGCCTGGAGCAAAGCCATTTCCACCAAATAAAAAGGCAGTAGAAGTTGCTATAATGGTAGCAAAGATGCTTGGCTGTAAGATAGTTGTTGATAAAGATATATACTTCCAAAGAAAGCATTATGATTATCCTGATTTACCAAGCGGTTATCAGAGAACTTCAACCCCTATTGGAATAGATGGAGAGTTTATGGGTATTGGAATTGCTGAAGTTCACTTAGAAGAAGACCCTGGGCAATACAACCCAAGCTTGGGTATTGTAGATTATAACAGAAGTGGAACACCATTAATTGAGATTGTTACAAAGCCAGATATAAAAAGCCCAGAAGAAGCGAGAGAGTTTTTAAAACAATTAATGACCTTATTTAGATACCTTGGCTGTTTGAGAGGAGAAGGGACAATGAGGGCTGATGTAAACATTTCCATTGAATATATGGGGGTTCAGGGGAATAGAGTTGAGGTTAAAAACATTAATTCAATTAAAGGAGTTTATAAAGTTCTAAAATATGAAGTAATTAGGCAGAAGAATATTATTAAGAGAGGAGGGGAAATTAAGAGGGAAACAAGAGCATTCTTAGAGAGTCAGATGATAACCAAGGCAATGAGAAGTAAAGAGACAGCTGAAGATTACAGATACATTCCAGACCCAGACATTCAGCCAATAGTTATCTCTGAAGAGTGGGTTAAGGAAATAGAGGAAAAGATGCCAGAAACACCATTAGCTAAGAAAAAGAGGTTTATTGAAGAATATGGTATAGATGAAGAAGATGCTAAGGTATTAGTTTCTGACTTAGATATGGCTGAGATGTTTGAAGAAGTTGTTAAATCTTTAGGAGTTAATGAAGAGAACGTTGATTTGGCAGTTACATGGATTAGAAATGAGTTAAGAAGGTCTTTACAGTATCACAAAGTAGATTTATATGAAAGTGGAGTTAAAGCAGAGCATATAGTAGAGTTAATAAAACTAATTAAAGAAGGAGTTATATCTCAAAAAATAGCTAAAGAGATTGTAGATTTGTTGGTTATAAATAGAGGAAGTAAGATGCCAAAACAGATAGTTGAAGAGCTTGGATTAACAGTAATTAAAGATGAAGATGCTTTAGTTAAAGCGGTTGAAGAGGCTATTAAAAACAATCCAAAAGCAGTTAATGATTATCTAAGTGGTAAGAAAGAGGCGTTGAACTTCTTAATGGGACAAGTAATGAGATTAACAAGAGGAAGGGCAGAGCCAAAGAGAGTTATTGAGTTATTGAAAGAGAGATTGGATAAATAATTTTTGTTATTTTCTTTTTTTAATAATTTTTAATAATTATTTTTTAGGTGATAATATGGCAGACCTTGATAGAAAATTAATTGAGATTTTAGATATTTTATCTAAATCAAAAGAACCAGTAGGGGCTAAGATTATAGCTAAAGAACTTAATAAAAGAGGTTATAAAATTGGAGAAAGGGCTGTGAGATATCATTTAAAGTTATTGGACGGAATGAAATTAACAAAAAAAGTAGGATATGCTGGGAGAGTTATAACTGAGAGGGGTTTAGAAGAGTTAGAGAAGGCAAATATATCTTATAGATTGGGAAGTATTTACTCAAATATATTGGAAAAGACAATATCTGCCAACTACAGGTTTGGTTATGTAGTTATCAATAGATGCCAGGTTTATGCTGACTTTAATGATGTTTTAAAAATTATTAAAAGTGTCTATGAATCTGGCTTGGCTGTTGGAGATAGAGTTGGAGTTATGGATAGAGAAAAATTTGTGGAGATAAATACCCTCTGCTCACTAAACTTTGATAATGTATTATTACAAAATGGAATTTTCCCACTTCATGTGTGTGCTGGAATTGTTAAGTATGAAGATGGAAAGCCAGTAGAATTTAAAGAAATCATAAAATATAAATCCACATCAATAGACCCATTGAGAGCATTCATTGAAAAGAAAGAAACTGATGTTATGGGAATTATAGAGAATGGAGAGGGTTATTTACCAGCAAACTTTAGATGCTTTGGAGTTGAGTTTTTGGAAAGATTTAAAAGTATTTTAGAGAAGGATGAATTAAAATGTATTATTAGTTATGGAACAGAGAATGTTCTTGGGTTGGATGTTGGAGATGATAAAGTTGGAGTAGCTTTGATTGGAGGTTTAACACCAATAGCCCCATTTGTTGAAAACAACTATTATGTAGAAATATCTCCAATGTCATCAATTGTTAGATTGGAATCTCTACACAAAGTTAAAAAGAATCCAAGAGACATTGTGACGAAGAAGGCAAATATAAGGATAAAAACTGCATTATCAAAAATGTTCAATGCAATGGCAAAGGTAACTTATGATATAGATGAAGGAGATGGGGATGTTGTAGTAAATACTGCATTTATTGATAAAAAGTATATTGATGAGGCATTGGATTTATTAAAAGAAGCATATAAAAAAGGTTTAGGAATATCTGATAGATTTGGAATTGTTGAAGAAGGCAATAAAATAAAAATTCAAACAGTCTGTGCAGTAACCTTGGATGGAATATTTTTAAGAAATTCAGTCCCTGTAATTCCAAGGTATGGAGGGGTATTAGAAATTACTGAAGATAAGGAGAGATTTATTGATATAATTGGTTATGATGGTTCATCATTAGATCCACATGAGGTTTTCTTTAATTCTGTTGATTGTGAAAAAACATTTTTAGCAGGATTTAGAGAAGTGCATAGAGTTGCAAGAGAAAAATTAGAAGAAGTTTTAAAGAGATTAGATTGGAATGGTATTAAAACTATAGGAGAACCAAACAATGAGCTTTATGGTATTAATGTAAATAAAGATATGTGTGGAGTTGTAACAATAGGCGGAATAAATCCGTTAGTATTGTTAAAAGAGAATGAAATACCAATTGAGTTAAGAGCTATGCATGAAGTTGTTAAATTTTCAGATTTAAAGAGTTATGAAGATATTTAAATTCAATATTTTTTACATATTTTTAAAAGCTAATTTTATTGATTCAGTAATAGCGTTGATAATATAGTTGTCATCAATTCTTTCAGCATCTTTTGATGTTAAGTCAATCCTTAAACTTTTACTTGCCCCAGGCATACCAGCTACAGTTATGGTTATAATTCTATACCCTTCTAACAAGTTAAATCCAATCTCAACAAGTTTTTTGATATTTATCTCATCATTTCTATGAACTCTCTTTATCACAAATCCTGTTGGTGTTTTTTCATATACAATCTCTATATTCTCATCAACTTCTTTAAGTTCTTTATTTAATTGTTCAATCTTAGATAAATCAAAGTTTTTAGCTCTTTCAAATGCATTTTTGATTCTTTTTAAGTCAAAGTTTTTTAAAGCTCTATATATACCAGCTAATAATGGTGGTTGTGCTTCTAAACCAAACTTGGTTCCTTCAATATATATTCTATTAACAAGTTCCTTTTTTCCAGCTAATAACCCTCCTCTCGGACCCTCCATAAGTTTATCTGTGCTTGTAACTACTAAATCAGCCCCTAACTTTAATGCAGGCGGTTGGTTAAATAGCAACCTAATTCTTGCTCCAGAAGCATCATCAACAAAAACAATAGCTCCTTTATTCTTAGCCATATCAATAACTTTTTTAAAGCTTTCAAGTTCAATAACTTTTAAATCCATTGTAGAGCCTGTGATAATAACCAAAGTATCTTTATCTATTTTATTTAAAATTTCGTTCACATTATCAGATTCAAAATACTCAGCGTTAATTATTTTGCAACTTCTCTCTATTGATGGATGTCCTGGCAGTTCTGGTAGATAATGGATAACTTTTTTTGGTTTTAATGCTAATATGGTAGCTAAAATTGCAGATGAAGTTCTATTAAAAGCAACACATTTATCATCTTCACTTCCACCTAAATGTTTGAGACCATATTCATTAACCTTTTCTGTAAAATAAGATGCTCCAATATATGTATTTAGTAAATCTTTATCTTTATCTTCTATCAAAAATCCTCCGGATAATCCACTTAGGTCATATAATGCATTTCTACCATTTTTATTCAATATTTCTAAAATAATTTTTCTTGCTTTTTCTAATCTTAAAAGCTCTTCATAATCGGAGAGCATTAAATCACCAATATTATGTTTGTAATCAAAAATATGAAAAGGTGTTGCTTCTGTTAGAAAGCAATGCATTTGAGTATTACAATAAGACGAAGCTCTAAGTTGTGAAGGTATTAATCACCCAAACACGAGATTCATAAAAATTTTATAGACTATTATAAAAATATTTTGAAAAATAATAATGGTTTATCCAGCTCCACATGCATCTCCTAAATCTATATCTGTCAATTTTCCTTCTTCTAATTCTTCTTTTTCTAATTTTCTAACGACTTCGTCAATATCGTCTTTTCTTTCTGTCATCTTTGATTTATCAATGACCCTCAATAAGTGAGGTCTATACATTAAATTGTTATCTAATACAACCCAAACATCGCCATTTTCATCCTTTCTTATATCTACAACTCTTCCTTTTGTTCCTGTATTGATATAAACTACATAATCTCCAACTTTAATGTCAATTTCATCCATGTATCCCACACTCTAAATATTTTACAATAAATGTCTCTTATAGCATGTATTAATAATTTATTCAAATAATTGTTCTAATCCTAAAAACATTACATACAACAACTTCTCACTATAGGATGCACTCGAAGGATGCGTCCCCAATCCGAAGGGGTTGGGGCTGAGGCAAGCCCACGACTGGTGGTGAAACCCCACAGCAACCAGCCGCAAGAAAGGTTTATCCTTTCTTGCGACCGTACTCCTACTTAATTCCGGTTGATCCTGCCGGAGGCCACTGCTATCGGGGTCCGACTAAGCCATGCGAGTCAAGGGGCTCCCTTCGGGGAGCACCGGCGCACGGCTCAGTAACACGTGGCTAACCTACCCTCGGGTGGGGGATAACCTCGGGAAACTGAGGCTAATCCCCCATAGGGGAGGAGGTCTGGAATGATCCCTCCCCGAAAGGCGTAAGCCGCCCGAGGATGGGGCTGCGGCGGATTAGGTAGTTGGTGGGGTAACGGCCCACCAAGCCTACGATCCGTACGGGCCCTGAGAGGGGGAGCCCGGAGATGGACACTGAGACACGGGTCCAGGCCCTACGGGGCGCAGCAGGCGCGAAACCTCCGCAATGCGCGAAAGCGCGACGGGGGGACCCCGAGTGCCCACGCTCTGCGTGGGCTTTTCCGGAGTGTAAACAGCTCCGGGAATAAGGGCTGGGCAAGTCCGGTGCCAGCAGCCGCGGTAATACCGGCGGCCCGAGTGGTGGCCACTGTTATTGGGCCTAAAGCGTCCGTAGCCGGCCCGGTAAGTCTCTGCTTAAATCCTGCGGCTCAACCGCAGGGCTGGCAGAGATACTGCCGGGCTTGGGACCGGGAGAGGCCGGGGGTACCCCAGGGGTAGCGGTGAAATGCGTTGATCCCTGGGGGACCACCTGTGGCGAAGGCGCCCGGCTGGAACGGGTCCGACGGTGAGGGACGAAGGCCGGGGGAGCAAACCGGATTAGATACCCGGGTAGTCCCGGCTGTAAACTCTGCGGACTAGGTGTCGCGTCGGCTTCGGGCCGACGCGGTGCCAAAGGGAAGCCGTTAAGTCCGCCGCCTGGGGAGTACGGTCGCAAGACTGAAACTTAAAGGAATTGGCGGGGGAGCACTACAACGGGTGGAGCCTGCGGTTTAATTGGATTCAACGCCGGGCATCTTACCAGGGGCGACGGCAGGATGAAGGCCAGGTTGACGACCTTGCCAGACGCGCCGAGAGGTGGTGCATGGCCGTCGTCAGCTCGTACCGTGAGGCGTCCTGTTAAGTCAGGTAACGAGCGAGACCCGTGCCCCATGTTGCTACCCTCCCCTCCGGGGGAGGGGCACTCATGGGGGACCGCCGGCGCTAAGCCGGAGGAAGGTGCGGGCAACGACAGGTCCGCATGCCCCGAATCCCCTGGGCTACACGCGGGCTACAATGGCCGGGACAATGGGACGCGACCCCGAAAGGGGGAGCGAATCCCCTAAACCCGGTCGTAGTCCGGATCGAGGGCTGTAACTCGCCCTCGTGAAGCCGGAATCCGTAGTAATCGCGCCTCACCATGGCGCGGTGAATGCGTCCCTGCTCCTT is from Methanocaldococcus bathoardescens and encodes:
- a CDS encoding DUF128 domain-containing protein — protein: MADLDRKLIEILDILSKSKEPVGAKIIAKELNKRGYKIGERAVRYHLKLLDGMKLTKKVGYAGRVITERGLEELEKANISYRLGSIYSNILEKTISANYRFGYVVINRCQVYADFNDVLKIIKSVYESGLAVGDRVGVMDREKFVEINTLCSLNFDNVLLQNGIFPLHVCAGIVKYEDGKPVEFKEIIKYKSTSIDPLRAFIEKKETDVMGIIENGEGYLPANFRCFGVEFLERFKSILEKDELKCIISYGTENVLGLDVGDDKVGVALIGGLTPIAPFVENNYYVEISPMSSIVRLESLHKVKKNPRDIVTKKANIRIKTALSKMFNAMAKVTYDIDEGDGDVVVNTAFIDKKYIDEALDLLKEAYKKGLGISDRFGIVEEGNKIKIQTVCAVTLDGIFLRNSVPVIPRYGGVLEITEDKERFIDIIGYDGSSLDPHEVFFNSVDCEKTFLAGFREVHRVAREKLEEVLKRLDWNGIKTIGEPNNELYGINVNKDMCGVVTIGGINPLVLLKENEIPIELRAMHEVVKFSDLKSYEDI
- the ilvN gene encoding acetolactate synthase small subunit gives rise to the protein MEHRHVISALVLNKPGVLQRISGLFTRRGFNISSITVGITENPQISRVTIVVNGDDKILEQVIKQLNKLIDVIKVSELEEKKSVQRELCLIKIYAPTESAKSQVIQYTSIFRGNVVDLSPESLIVEITGSEDKINAFIELVKPLGIKEMARTGITALARGPKVLKPKS
- a CDS encoding roadblock/LC7 domain-containing protein, which codes for MDEGILFLILFILGVAIGVGIYYYREKEKKKTYKLIEMEIIENLKELKPYVAPDESKEYTKEFDLVEVALSYDIEDIIVVNDEGLVIASTLKDADNVGAIGLGIFEYIKKFHDNVKKIIIQRDEEYIHIYPLKLHGENLYVIIESKIMLEVVEEREILRRIYDVLKKYFANVETIEKEIPEEGQSILNV
- the gatB gene encoding Asp-tRNA(Asn)/Glu-tRNA(Gln) amidotransferase subunit GatB, coding for MDDVKMKCGLEIHVQIDTKSKLFCNCSTNYLDAEPNTNVCPVCLGLPGAKPFPPNKKAVEVAIMVAKMLGCKIVVDKDIYFQRKHYDYPDLPSGYQRTSTPIGIDGEFMGIGIAEVHLEEDPGQYNPSLGIVDYNRSGTPLIEIVTKPDIKSPEEAREFLKQLMTLFRYLGCLRGEGTMRADVNISIEYMGVQGNRVEVKNINSIKGVYKVLKYEVIRQKNIIKRGGEIKRETRAFLESQMITKAMRSKETAEDYRYIPDPDIQPIVISEEWVKEIEEKMPETPLAKKKRFIEEYGIDEEDAKVLVSDLDMAEMFEEVVKSLGVNEENVDLAVTWIRNELRRSLQYHKVDLYESGVKAEHIVELIKLIKEGVISQKIAKEIVDLLVINRGSKMPKQIVEELGLTVIKDEDALVKAVEEAIKNNPKAVNDYLSGKKEALNFLMGQVMRLTRGRAEPKRVIELLKERLDK
- a CDS encoding MBL fold metallo-hydrolase, coding for MVLLKFHGGCQQIGMSCVEVETQKGRVLLDCGMTPDSGEIPKVDDKAIDAVIISHAHLDHCGAIPFYKFKKIYCTHPTADLMFITWRDTLNLTKAYEEKDIQQAMESIECLNYYEEKQITDDIKFKFYNAGHILGSASIYLEADGKKIFYTGDINEGVSRTLLPADTDIDEIDVLIIESTYGSPLDIKPARKTLEKQLIDEIAETIENGGKVIIPVFAIGRAQEILLIINNYMRSGNLKEVPIYTDGSLIHATAVYMSYINWLNPKIKNMVENRINPFGEVKKADENLVFNKEPCIIVSTSGMVQGGPVLKYLKLLKDPKNKLILTGYQAEGTLGRELEEGAKEIQPFKNKIPVRGKVVKIEFSAHGDYNSLVRYIKKIPKPEKAIVMHGERYQSLSFAMTIWKTLKIPTFVPVKGTILPI
- a CDS encoding DUF2098 domain-containing protein codes for the protein MDEIDIKVGDYVVYINTGTKGRVVDIRKDENGDVWVVLDNNLMYRPHLLRVIDKSKMTERKDDIDEVVRKLEKEELEEGKLTDIDLGDACGAG
- a CDS encoding TIGR03576 family pyridoxal phosphate-dependent enzyme, with product MLSDYEELLRLEKARKIILEILNKNGRNALYDLSGLSGGFLIEDKDKDLLNTYIGASYFTEKVNEYGLKHLGGSEDDKCVAFNRTSSAILATILALKPKKVIHYLPELPGHPSIERSCKIINAEYFESDNVNEILNKIDKDTLVIITGSTMDLKVIELESFKKVIDMAKNKGAIVFVDDASGARIRLLFNQPPALKLGADLVVTSTDKLMEGPRGGLLAGKKELVNRIYIEGTKFGLEAQPPLLAGIYRALKNFDLKRIKNAFERAKNFDLSKIEQLNKELKEVDENIEIVYEKTPTGFVIKRVHRNDEINIKKLVEIGFNLLEGYRIITITVAGMPGASKSLRIDLTSKDAERIDDNYIINAITESIKLAFKNM
- a CDS encoding DUF2226 domain-containing protein, with the translated sequence MIKVVEGELIKTLTDGKLEDIVTELGTGYILILLKDNNKLHEGCIFVEDGEIVGYFYTDNESTEICGNAEKVLELLNHENKIIELYRYDKDKLNLMKWLYPEIFVIKKTEKRESKEEKKTEESGEEKYLNIKLNIPLDVPIAVNVKDFEAYLNDNKYIVINVYRKISGMFENGYIIYKGKTPIAAAYECNYGVLLGEDAYKKIEQMLNDENTVIDVYEYDEKKLNVLLDVYPEMKIEDEKKEIKKEIDRVDRTDSVSISETNDVLGKVGEEEVELSREELLKKLGLTEPDEEWVETILEDFIRPSDEELQELKKKIEREIIENVKNIDGVDDVKPDINVKWENGRYFIFGDVNVKRKRILGIIKKDVEPSIVKFEIDKVIKKNISKYTSRISINIE